TAATCGGGATATCAGAAACATTTAAATCCTCCATACAATCAATAAAGAACCAACTTATTGGAGTTTTTAAAGCAACGGCGATTTTGACTAAGTGAGCAATATTAATCTTATTTGTTCCGCGTTCATAGCGGGAAAGCTGTTGTTGAGAGATATCGATCGTCTCTGCAAGATCGGCAGCAGTTAGCCCTGCTTCTTTACGTCTGGTCTGAATACGCTGCCCTACCAGCTTATCAGCTGAATCTGCCATCAGTTTAACCATCATTTTATCTCCAGAACGTCCATAAAAGGAATTCTGGGGCTTTTTTACTCTTGCATGAACATCACTAATGGACATAAAATTAACCATTAAGTCATTTATAGACAAAAAAATAACTGCTACCGTTCAACTAAGCTTGGTTGGAAGCCCACTCAGTTGAGAAGCAGCACAAAGGTGGACAAAAAGGAGAGCATTGTGGCAACCACCATTACTGAGATAACAGATTGCATTGAGTACTTGTTCAGCTCTCTTTATCGTCGAGAATTTGTCAAAACACTGCGTCTGAACGAATGTAGCGAGCGGGAATTACTGCCTCTGGTACGTTGCTATTTGCTGGGTTGGTTTGCAGATAACGTATCACCAGAAGTAAAAAGCAAACTGCCAGGAACTGTATCCGGGCACGGTTACATCGATTTTGTCATTGATGATGTAGCCGTTGAGTTTGCAGTACGTAAACCAACTGCGGCACGTTCCAATGTCTCCGCAACCGTCAACAGTACAGAAGTAAAGAAATTAATGAAGCACGACGGCAAAGCCTTGCTTGTGCTGTTTGACTTCTCTGACACGCCCTACTCAGAAGAACAGATCGAATCTTTCCGCAACTGGCCCTCTCTTGGTCGAGGGAATCATCGCAAGTCCGCATTCAACGTCGTTTATTTCTTTGTGGAAAAACGCAGACCGCTGGCACTGGGGAAAATCACCAAAAACATCCGTATCACTTAGCAGGGAATTAAATAATGAACAGAAAACTGTTGGCCTTATTGATGGCAGCCATAACGTTACCTGTCGCAGCAGAGCAGTACGTAAAACCCGGAGCGGTTCTAACCCTGAATCCGGGAAAGGACAATGCTGAATTCAACATTAATGCCTCAACGGGGGATGCTTCGGGCGTATGCAATATGGAGGGGACAGCACAGCAAATAGCTGCTGGAGAAAGCCAGAAGCGCCGCTGGGTCTGGAATGACAATACCAGCCAGTGTGTTGCAGTAATTAGTGAGCTGAATAACGGCAAGGCCAGCGTTATGACTCGTGGTTGCGAAGATTACTGTGGTGCTTCCGCGACAGGCACAATGGATGGTCTATTTAATAAGAAGTAAAAAATATCGTTAATTAACGAAGGGACCCTAGATGAAAAGAGCAATACTTCTGGTATTAATAGCTGCTGGTTTGCTGGCTGGTTGCGGCGAGAAAACGCCAAAATGTAGTAGTGACGATGCAAAAAATCTTGTCGTAGATATTGCCAAAAAGACAATCGAGAAGGGCATGACACTGGATAAGGATGTGCTGATTTCTGTTGAAAATGTCAGAACAATAAGCCATCAATCAGAGCTTGACGTTTATCAGTGTGCGGCTGATTTAACGTTCACAAAACCTGATCTGAAAGACTCACTGCCAATCACCTACCGGATTCAGAAAACTGATGAAGGTAGAGGTCAGTTCTATATAAATGTATCGGGCCTATAATCACATGTAGCCTACTCACGCCAGTGATTGGCATGGCGTGAGTCCAACGACATATTAAAAAGTAGAAAAGCATATTTATTATTTATAAAACTCATTACCATCGACCCTTACAAATTCCATACTATCACGATCCAGTTTTGCAATAGAACCATCAATAAAAGAAAAAACATCCTCATTGATAAAATCCTGACTAACCTGCTGAATATCTATATATTTATTGAAAAGGTAGCTATCAGCCACATCATTATGTTCATCCAAAGCCTGACAATCCCCCCACACTATAATATCTTCAACTGTGAAAACAAAAACACCTAATATTTTAGATGGAACGATCACCCATTCATTGTAATTCAATCGAGATATTAAGGAATTATTAATGTCATCCAATGAAATACCCTTTTCTTCTGCTCGGCGAATACCATCTATAACATCGCTACCACAATCGCTTGGAGAAACTGCTTTCAAACCATCACTATTAAAATCAATAATTAAACCAACTGTTCCAATTGCGGAACTCTTGTTGTATGAGTCACCAGGAACAATTAATGAACACGACACCCCACCGTTAGCATTATTACTAATCACTTGTAGAAGATCATTTGGATATAGTTTGACACCAGGGCCGCCCCCTTTAGGGCACCCAGAGAAATGAACTACAAGCCCATTTTTATTATTGAGGTAATCATGAATATCTTTGATATTAGGTTTTAGCATAAAACAATTCACCATTGTTATTTAAACTCGAAAAAAATCATCTCTTAGCAAGCTCTTTTAATAAAGATAGTGTATTTTCGTATTCATTAATTTTCGAGTGACTAATACAGCCAAAACTCGCTAAATAATAAAAACACCCTGTCAACACATTATATCTATCCGTGAAGCTACCTGGATTCTTTTTCGCATGATCAAACATAGCTCTTACTTTTCTTCTGTACGCCCTAGTAGGCTGCACTTTTTTATTAACTACTAAACCAGTTACTATTTGTCGAGAATTAGTTGCAGCAACCCGTGTTTTCCCGTCATTAATATCAAAACCACTCTCATTTAGACACCTAAATATAGTTTCTCTTCCAAGTTCCATAGTCAGCCGATCATTTGAACTGATGGTTATATCATCAGCATATCTTGAATAATTGTAATCAAATAACACACCCTGCTCAGTTAAAAAACAATCCATTTTGTAAAGAATTGAATTACTTAAGATAGGACTACTAGGAGCGCCTTGCGGTAATCTATCATTATATGTGCAGAGTTCAGAAACAATTTTAGCAAGTTTATTTTCAAAACCATTTTCAATTAAAGCAGTAAAGATCATTTTTTTAGTTATAGATCCAAAAAAATCCTTAACATCTATATTCAGAACAAATTTTTTACCGACATGAATTTGTGCATTGTGTCTTATTGACTGACCTTTCTTATATGAAAAACAGAAATCGTGAACAGGTAATTTATTTAATAAAAAATCTGACAACCATCTTTGTATAACCTTCAGAAAGGTTCTGGGTGCATCAATCACCCGCTCCCCACCAGATTTTTTAATAACTGGAAAGGTGCGATAATGCTTCTGCTTATTTTTCACAATCGATGTGATAAGTCTAATTGATATTCCGATCGCTTCGCTTAAATCAACAACACTTCGAAGTT
The Rahnella variigena genome window above contains:
- a CDS encoding helix-turn-helix domain-containing protein → MVKLMADSADKLVGQRIQTRRKEAGLTAADLAETIDISQQQLSRYERGTNKINIAHLVKIAVALKTPISWFFIDCMEDLNVSDIPINYATGLDVELKQRLEQVWNKLDNPKRKSLIMFLDAFIK
- a CDS encoding acyl-CoA dehydrogenase, which encodes MNRKLLALLMAAITLPVAAEQYVKPGAVLTLNPGKDNAEFNINASTGDASGVCNMEGTAQQIAAGESQKRRWVWNDNTSQCVAVISELNNGKASVMTRGCEDYCGASATGTMDGLFNKK
- a CDS encoding retron St85 family RNA-directed DNA polymerase, with the protein product MTLSIRRDILSWAIAVIQPATISDIYNFLTSVLKDKDAMPSRDAIVIEVLALIELNDIARVSQKPTRYSITAKGNNRLNKRLRHLRDRMRLFLLKNAYRGSLKQPSAIFDEETNDVSSFIRKAVEIKDAQRPNSSLVADQTAVWSLVSEQFSIGPNEVADGVPLIPTFYSFDANYFDGELRSVVDLSEAIGISIRLITSIVKNKQKHYRTFPVIKKSGGERVIDAPRTFLKVIQRWLSDFLLNKLPVHDFCFSYKKGQSIRHNAQIHVGKKFVLNIDVKDFFGSITKKMIFTALIENGFENKLAKIVSELCTYNDRLPQGAPSSPILSNSILYKMDCFLTEQGVLFDYNYSRYADDITISSNDRLTMELGRETIFRCLNESGFDINDGKTRVAATNSRQIVTGLVVNKKVQPTRAYRRKVRAMFDHAKKNPGSFTDRYNVLTGCFYYLASFGCISHSKINEYENTLSLLKELAKR